Proteins encoded in a region of the Aptenodytes patagonicus chromosome Z, bAptPat1.pri.cur, whole genome shotgun sequence genome:
- the LRRC70 gene encoding leucine-rich repeat-containing protein 70: protein MNCKQQNNRNNELQIWAKSEMSEKAKDRDMCGLQSSPPCPGAFLYILNCFLLLLLQKEALGCPSACQLCTGRQVSCRNLGLSSIPRNFPKTTVLVYLSGNNISRVTPNELRGLQKLAALYMDNSSILYVHPKAFVELPKLCYLHLNNNNIKRLDPGIFEGLSNLHCLYLQNNQIAFVPRGLFSDLLSVRYLTLQRNRLNVLGSGTFLGMISLQTLNLANNKISRISDSAFHHLENLAYLFLEGNNLTLVPSNAIGRLKNLERLSLSHNPIGSIHPFAFKGLNKLRYLSLKNVKLKCIDVNGFFGLNNLSQLILSYNDLENINSSTFTLLNNLMYLQLDRNKITSIGDGTFEKMGQSLKILSLAFNNITELQPEVLKPLVSLTHLQVNYNPWNCSCKMLGLLNWLASSPISVKIHCQNPLSMRGRPLHYIKQTQFANCSSPTASPETAWSLGSVGVHHSATTLLMAWHKGNRHNTFEQFVNAETNYVAFWEGTTATSANLLPYEENAAEIPSQATPVLSTLPVQIPAQIIPVNRTVEEKGLFPTDAAPVSLKTSLLCTQQVEKLNQAFDILLAFFILACAVILFLTCKIIQFRQKLKVLENSGEKRIEYYGFYQPGRYNITDPVQSLTQNSMRHSELDQIRLLKRTASESQAQVILFEHSSL, encoded by the exons ATGAACTGCAAAcagcaaaataacagaaataatgaaCTTCAGATTTGGG CGAAGTCAGAGATGAGTGAGAAGGCCAAAGACAGGGATATGTGTGGTCTGCAAAGTTCTCCACCCTGCCCGGGAGCATTCCTGTATATccttaattgttttcttttgttgctgctCCAGAAGGAGGCTCTTGGCTGTCCGTCTGCTTGCCAGCTCTGCACAGGGAGACAAGTTAGCTGTCGTAATTTAGGGCTCTCAAGCATCCCACGGAACTTTCCAAAAACGACGGTTCTTGTGTACCTCAGTGGGAATAACATATCGCGTGTCACTCCAAATGAACTAAGAGGCCTTCAGAAGCTTGCTGCACTCTACATGGATAACTCCAGTATTTTGTATGTGCACCCGAAAGCTTTTGTGGAACTCCCCAAACTGTGCTACTTGCAtctaaataacaataatattaaACGCCTGGATCCAGGAATCTTTGAAGGTCTTTCCAATCTTCATTGTTTATACCTTCAGAATAATCAAATAGCATTTGTTCCCAGAGGATTATTTAGTGATCTCCTTTCCGTTAGATACTTAACACTTCAAAGAAATCGTCTCAATGTCCTTGGAAGTGGGACTTTCTTGGGAATGATAAGTCTCCAAACACTTAACCTCGCCAATAATAAGATTTCACGGATATCAGATTCAGCATTTCATCATCTTGAAAACCTTGCATATTTGTTCCTTGAAGGTAACAACTTAACACTTGTGCCATCGAATGCTATTGGAAGGCTCAAAAATCTTGAAAGACTTTCTTTGTCTCACAATCCCATTGGATCAATACATCCTTTTGCATTTAAAGGACTTAACAAGCTTAGatatctgtctttgaaaaacGTAAAGCTAAAATGTATTGATGTAAATGGATTTTTTGGATTAAACAACCTTAGCCAGTTAATCTTAAGTTATAATgatttagaaaatataaattcCAGCACTTTTACTTTATTGAACAATTTAATGTATCTGCAGctagacagaaataaaataaccagTATTGGCGATGGTACCTTTGAAAAAATGGGACAGTCACTTAAAATACTCAGTTTAGCGTTTAATAATATTACAGAGTTACAACCTGAAGTGCTCAAGCCCTTAGTGTCTTTAACTCACCTACAAGTAAATTATAATCCTTGGAACTGCAGCTGCAAAATGCTTGGGTTACTTAATTGGCTAGCATCGTCTCCTATTTCTGTAAAAATTCATTGTCAGAATCCCCTGAGTATGCGTGGTAGACCTTTGCATTACATTAAGCAGACTCAGTTTGCAAACTGCAGTAGCCCTACTGCCAGCCCAGAAACAGCCTGGAGTCTAGGATCTGTAGGTGTCCATCACAGTGCTACCACTTTGCTGATGGCATGGCATAAGGGAAACAGGCACAACACGTTTGAACAGTTTGTCAATGCAGAAACTAATTATGTTGCTTTCTGGGAAGGAACCACAGCCACATCTGCTAACCTGTTGCCCTAtgaagaaaatgctgctgaaattcCATCACAGGCAACTCCAGTATTATCAACATTACCGGTGCAAATACCAGCACAGATTATACCTGTTAACAGAACCGTAGAAGAAAAAGGTTTATTTCCAACAGATGCTGCTCCTGTGTCACTAAAAACATCCCTACTTTGTACACAACAGGTTGAAAAGCTGAATCAGGCTTTTGACATTTTACTAGCCTTTTTCATTCTGGCTTGTGCTGTGATCCTGTTCTTAACCTGTAAAATTATTCAGTTTAGGCAGAAACTAAAGGTGCTGGAAAACTCAGGGGAAAAGAGAATAGAATATTACGGGTTTTATCAGCCTGGCAGATACAACATAACTGACCCAGTGCAGTCTCTAACTCAGAATTCAATGAGGCATTCAGAACTGGACCAAATTAGGCTGCTCAAGCGAACAGCATCTGAAAGTCAAGCACAGGTCATATTGTTTGAGCATTCATCATTGTAA